In the genome of Epinephelus lanceolatus isolate andai-2023 chromosome 18, ASM4190304v1, whole genome shotgun sequence, one region contains:
- the tcap gene encoding telethonin, which translates to MKPICSIMEKSNGVVVGAELTCSVREENKAHRESYSADWQSVSLKTRPQERQTMNMNDDSRRETLSRQWQARSLKQNCPSGVFRVGTVETGVREHQLLPKRKSLPLPIFIPAELGVRLGRGAPHTEEDLQLFPTPDGVCPTKRTVDEITRDLPPVKPTLMEFVKAPKALGRSMSQEAQRG; encoded by the exons ATGAAGCCAATCTGTTCCATCATGGAGAAGAGTAACGGCGTGGTGGTGGGAGCTGAGCTGACCTGTAGCGTACGAGAGGAGAACAAGGCTCACAGGGAGAGCTACAGTGCTGACTGGCAAAGTGTCAGTCTCAAGACTCGACCTCAGGAAAG GCAGACGATGAACATGAACGATGACTCTCGAAGGGAGACTCTGTCCCGGCAGTGGCAGGCCCGTTCACTCAAACAGAACTGCCCCTCCGGTGTCTTCAGAGTGGGCACCGTGGAAACAGGAGTGAGGGAGCACCAGCTGCTGCCAAAGCGAAAATCCCTCCCCCTGCCCATATTCATCCCCGCAGAGCTGGGTGTCAGGCTCGGACGCGGGGCCCCGCACACCGAGGAAGATCTGCAGCTCTTCCCCACCCCAGACGGAGTGTGTCCCACCAAGAGGACCGTGGACGAGATCACAAGAGACCTTCCCCCAGTCAAGCCAACCCTCATGGAGTTCGTCAAAGCACCCAAAGCACTGGGGCGCTCCATGTCTCAAGAGGCCCAGAGagggtga
- the LOC117269016 gene encoding proline-rich protein 29-like isoform X2: protein MAHGTGHGSQTTDQASQQPTTILQQLPATVMPPGSAPSIRPGGHVKEDLVELMMIQNAQMHQVIMNNMTMSALGSLRYASPLSGPEAPRDLVIIQENEDDPEIYHHYYQPAPYLSYPAWLLPQATLVCQDLDKPTSSPPHRDRPAPPPSSTGTAGAHVMPAAENNSAAEAGAEKKRE, encoded by the exons ATGGCACATGGCACGGGACATGGCTCACAAACAACAGATCAG GCTTCTCAGCAACCCACCACTATCCTGCAGCAGCTCCCAGCGACCGTGATGCCTCCTGGCTCTGCTCCTTCCATTAGGCCTGGTGGTCACGTCAAGGAGG ACCTTGTAGAGCTGATGATGATCCAGAATGCCCAGATGCACCAGGTCATCATGAATAACATGACCATGTCTGCTCTTGGGTCGCTCAGATACGCCAGCCCTCTGTCGGGGCCTGAG GCTCCCAGAGATCTGGTTATAATTCAAGAGAATGAGGATGACCCAGAGATATACCACCACTATTACCAGCCTGCCCCTTACCTGTCCTACCCTGCATGGCTGCTGCCTCAGGCCACACTGGTCTGCCAAGACCTCGACAAACCCACCTCCTCTCCgccacacagagacag GCCTGCTCCCCCGCCCAGCAGCACTGGGACTGCGGGAGCCCACGTCATGCCTGCGGCAG agAACAACAGCGCTGCCGAggcaggagcagagaagaagagagaatgA
- the LOC117269016 gene encoding proline-rich protein 29-like isoform X1: protein MAWTEDIYPHFEPYDPHGFQIFPASQQPTTILQQLPATVMPPGSAPSIRPGGHVKEDLVELMMIQNAQMHQVIMNNMTMSALGSLRYASPLSGPEAPRDLVIIQENEDDPEIYHHYYQPAPYLSYPAWLLPQATLVCQDLDKPTSSPPHRDRPAPPPSSTGTAGAHVMPAAENNSAAEAGAEKKRE from the exons ATGGCGTGGACAGAAGATATTTATCCACACTTTGAGCCGTATGATCCTCATGGTTTTCAGATATTTCCT GCTTCTCAGCAACCCACCACTATCCTGCAGCAGCTCCCAGCGACCGTGATGCCTCCTGGCTCTGCTCCTTCCATTAGGCCTGGTGGTCACGTCAAGGAGG ACCTTGTAGAGCTGATGATGATCCAGAATGCCCAGATGCACCAGGTCATCATGAATAACATGACCATGTCTGCTCTTGGGTCGCTCAGATACGCCAGCCCTCTGTCGGGGCCTGAG GCTCCCAGAGATCTGGTTATAATTCAAGAGAATGAGGATGACCCAGAGATATACCACCACTATTACCAGCCTGCCCCTTACCTGTCCTACCCTGCATGGCTGCTGCCTCAGGCCACACTGGTCTGCCAAGACCTCGACAAACCCACCTCCTCTCCgccacacagagacag GCCTGCTCCCCCGCCCAGCAGCACTGGGACTGCGGGAGCCCACGTCATGCCTGCGGCAG agAACAACAGCGCTGCCGAggcaggagcagagaagaagagagaatgA
- the LOC117268070 gene encoding melanoregulin: MGAVFMKLCCCCCIADDDDDDEKQPLVPQDPLEYFNREVQKRRDEETNLWSEPGDPSHSERQDDRVLYSLLQARNKTRMGSTGYRRLSVDIEAMRDTRREVRDKWKTILENLGFMAEADSLLTVSAGASNDRMRNAPAARAMLKTLHTETSIFNSREPPPERYLLILDRLLYLDIAEDFLAKAKRFYPPKEDSDEETPGLAINLPLLLARVEAMNGRGNDDDDEDENDSGREDGNMSDRS; encoded by the exons ATGGGTGCAGTCTTTATgaagctctgctgctgctgctgcattgccGACGATGACGACGATGATGAAAAGCAGCCTTTAGTACC TCAGGATCCATTGGAGTACTTTAACCGCGAAGTCCAGAAGCGTCGTGATGAGGAGACCAACCTGTGGAGCGAGCCAGGGGACCCCAGTCACTCAGAGAGACAGGATGACCGTGTCCTTTACAGCCTGCTGCAGGCCAGGAACAAGACCCGCATGGGATCCACG GGCTATCGCCGACTAAGTGTTGACATTGAAGCAATGAGAGACACCCGTCGAGAGGTCAGAGACAAATGGAAGACAATCCTGGAGAATTTAG GTTTCATGGCAGAGGCAGACTCGCTTCTGACGGTGTCTGCTGGAGCCTCAAATGACCGCATGCGTAATGCCCCAGCAGCACGTGCAATGCTGAAAACACTCCACACTGAGACGTCCATCTTCAACAGCAGAGAGCCACCGCCGGAAAGATATCTGCTAATCCTG GATCGTCTACTGTATCTAGATATAGCAGAAGATTTTCTGGCAAAGGCAAAGCGCTTCTATCCTCCAAAGGAAGATTCTGACGAGGAGACACCGGGCCTGGCCATAAACCTCCCGCTGCTGCTGGCCAGGGTAGAGGCCATGAACGGAAGAggcaatgatgatgatgatgaagatgagaaCGACAGCGGAAGAGAGGATGGCAACATGAGTGACAGATCCTAA